One window of Serinus canaria isolate serCan28SL12 chromosome 3, serCan2020, whole genome shotgun sequence genomic DNA carries:
- the SERTAD2 gene encoding SERTA domain-containing protein 2: protein MLGKGGKRKFDEHEDGLEGKVVSPTDGPSKVSYTLQRQTIFNISLMKLYNHRPLTEPSLQKTVLINNMLRRIQEELKQEGSLRPMFVAASQPADPLSENFREAQPAFSHLASPPLLPADLVSTMPLESCLTPASLLEDDTFCTSPAVQHDGPTKPPPPALQPVKDSFSSALDEIEELCPAPTSAEAVAAESAADDSKAQPSESNIQKPEGLPESRTSESKLMDPLPGNFEITASTGFLTDLTLDDILFADIDTSMYDFDPCTSTTGAASKMAPVSADELLKTLAPYSSQPVTPNQPFKMDLTELDHIMEVLVGS from the coding sequence ATGttggggaaaggaggaaagcgAAAGTTTGACGAGCATGAAGATGGGTTGGAAGGCAAAGTGGTGTCTCCCACTGACGGTCCCTCTAAGGTGTCTTACACCTTACAGCGTCAGACTATCTTCAACATTTCCCTTATGAAACTTTATAACCACAGGCCATTAACCGAGCCAAGCTTGCAAAAGACAGTTTTAATTAACAACATGTTGAGGCGAATCCAGGAAGAACTCAAACAAGAAGGCAGCTTGAGGCCCATGTTTGTGGCCGCTTCGCAGCCTGCCGACCCTCTCAGCGAAAACTTCCGCGAGGCGCAGCCGGCGTTCAGCCACCTGGCCTCGCCGCCCCTGCTCCCCGCCGACTTGGTAAGCACTATGCCCCTGGAGTCCTGCCTCACCCCGGCCTCTTTGCTCGAGGACGACACTTTTTGCACTTCCCCGGCTGTCCAGCACGATGGTCCAACGAAGCCAccacctcctgctctccaaCCAGTAAAGGACAGCTTCTCCTCAGCCTTGGACGAAATCGAGGAGCTTTGTCCAGCACCTACCTCCGCAGAGGCAGTAGCAGCTGAATCAGCAGCCGACGACTCTAAAGCCCAGCCCAGCGAGTCCAACATCCAGAAGCCCGAGGGCCTCCCGGAGAGCAGAACGTCTGAATCCAAACTCATGGACCCTCTGCCTGGCAACTTCGAGATAACAGCTTCCACAGGTTTCCTCACAGACTTGACCCTGGATGACATTCTGTTCGCTGACATTGATACGTCCATGTATGATTTTGACCCCTGTACATCTACCACGGGGGCTGCCTCAAAAATGGCTCCTGTCTCGGCAGATGAGCTCCTAAAAACTCTCGCTCCGTACAGCAGTCAACCAGTAACTCCAAATCAGCCTTTCAAAATGGATCTCACAGAACTGGATCACATCATGGAGGTGCTTGTTGGGTcttaa